A stretch of DNA from Campylobacter gracilis:
GCTCGTGAGTATAAACCTCGCACAAAAAGATCGCCAAAAACGGCACCGCTAAGAATAACAGAGCGTAATCCGTGCAGCGCTTAATCAGCGAGTAGTTGTTCACAGGCTCGATGAAGCCGATGCTTACGGCGTCATTTCTATCGTCGTTGCTGCGCCAGTTCGTCATAGCGACGCGGTCATCTTGATCTGCAAGCCACGCAGGAGCAATGCCTGCGGCTAAGCCTGTAACTTCCCACGAAGCTTTAAAACCGCTAGCGCTTACTTCGCGCGATTTGGCGATAAAGCCGCCGCCAAAGCTAGGCGATGCCCAAGTAGAGCTAATTTCAAAACGGCTATTTTGCGCGATCGGAGCTAGATGAAGTGCCTCGCCGCCTTGGATTTTAAGCGTGCCGCTGATGCTAAAATCAGACGAAAGCGCGGAAGCGGGGAGCTTGTAGATTAGGCTTCGATCGAAAATTTTAGCTTCGGTGTTGCCGTGATATTGCTTAAGCTCCTTGCCGTTTAAGCTTAAAGCGGGAGAAGCGGTGAAGGATTTTTGATTGCCTACGCCGAGCACTAGCACGGCTTCGTCGAAATTTAGCCGCGCAGGATCGACGCCGAGCTCGGTATAGTTTATCGCCTCAAAGTCCGCCTTAAGCGCAAAATCGCCGTTATATATCGGAACGCGAAAAATCCCGCGCTTTAGATAGGTGGGGTCGATCTCCGCCGCGAGGGAGTAGTTTTTAGGCACGATGATGAAATTTTTCTCTACGCGCCTTTTTACGAGCTCGTTGTTGCTTTTGTCTATCGCTTCGATTATCTCTGCGTAGGGCACTACGATCGCAAGGCCCTGGATTTGTAGCTCGCCGCCCACCGGTGTGAGGATCGAATCCTGCGCGAGCTGCTTGGTTTCGGAGCGGGAGTAGGTGAGGTTATCAATAAAGCTTAGCGGAATTAACAGCAGCAAAAGCAGCACTAAAACTATGAACGGTTTCGTCCAAAACGCGCCACGAATGGCGTTTTTAGTAGAATTTAACAAAGGCTCTCCTTTTAAGTAGAATTTAAAATAGAATTTTAACGATGAAGAGTAAACGGACGGCGCTTTAAGCGGGAGGAATTTTATAAATTCTAAACGAGTTTCGGATGTGAAGCGCTGCGGATATCGCTTTGAATTTTTGGAATTCCGCTGCACGCTAGAATTCCATTTTGAATGAGAATTTTGCTATTCGCAAAAATTTTATGAGAAAATTTCTGTTAGTAGAATTTAAAGGCTTGAAATTCAAAGCCCTTGGAATTTCAAATTTCCAAAGCCCTAGGAATTTTGAAATTCCAAGGGCTTTGAATTTTTAAAATTTCGCTGCTTTAGCGTGCAAAATTTCGTGCGGTCTCTCACGTAAGCTTTAAAATTTATACGCCACGCTTAGCTTGAAATTTCGTCCAGGCTCCCAGTCGATAGCATTTGAATCTCCAGTAAAATCGGCGCTGCGCTGCGAGTGCGATGCGTAGGCTTTATCAAAGAGATTGTAAACGCCCGCGTTGATCTCAAGCCCTTTAAATCGCCCACTATCCGGAGCGTAGGTAACGTATAGATCGTGAACTGCGTAGCTAGGCACTTTTGTTTTTTCGTCGCTAGCTGCGGAGGCTACGTTTTTGGAGTCGAAAAAGAGCAAGTTATAGCCCAGCAGTAGATCCGCCGCAGAGATTGCGTATTCGGCATTGAAGGTGTATTTATCACCGTAGTCGCGGTAGCCGATGATGTTTGAGCTTAGATAGCCCGAGCCGCTGCGCACGCGGTCTTTATATTCTACGTGCTGGTGGGTGTAACCCGCAGCAAGGCTCAAATCATCTAATATTAATCTTGCGTAAAGCTCGACGCCGTCAATATCCGCGCCGCCTGCGTTAGCTCTGCATAAGGTGCCCTGCGCGCCTCCCGGGCAGCCGACGATTCCGCCCGCCGCATTGTTATCTACGATGAGATTTTTATATTCCGTTCTGAAATACTTCGCAGTTAGGCTTACTGAGGAATTTTCTGCCAGATCGCTTTTGTAGCGACCGCCTATTTCGTAGGCGTTGCCCGTAGTGGCTTTTAAATTTTCGTTAGCCATCCAGCTTAGCGGTCTGCCACGGCTAGTGCCCGCAGCCATCATGCTCTCTATTACGTCAGGTCCTCTAAATACTCGCGCATAGCTCGCAAACGCTCCAAATCCCGCGCCAATCTCGTAATCAAGCGCCAAGGCGGGGCTTACTTCGTCAAATTTATATTTGTAGCTAGAGATATTAGCGCCTCTGCCGTTGTAAGTCTTTAGCTCGTGCCTTTCGTAGCGCACGCCAGGAGTTACCGTAAGCCCGCCGTAGCGCATAGCATCCTCTAAATAGACGCTGTAGTTATCGACCCTTTCCGGACGCAAATTACCGGGTTTTACGTAGTTTTCGGAGCGGTAGTAATCAAAGCCGTAGCGCAACGTATGCGCTAAATCGCTCGTTTCAAATTTACTCTTAGCACCGATTTTGCCGCCTTTGGTTTCGACGCCCCATTTTACATTTGTCGAGGTTGATCCGATGCGTTGATGCTTTGTGTAGTATCCAGTGATGTCGAGTTCTAGCAAGTCGCTTGGATTATACGTGTATTTGATCGTATGTGTATCGCGCTCGTATTTGCGGTTATCTAGCTGTCCGTTCAGCCAGGAGCCGAATTCCGGTCGCAGCGGATAGAGACCTTTATACTGCATATGCTCGGTAGATAGCGAAATTTTATGAAAATCCAAAAAGCTATAGCCTACTTTGAATAAATAATTTATATCGTTGCCATCGCCGCCCGTAGGTTTGCCGTTGCCAGATTCACCGAAGCCGTATCCGTAGTGCTTGAATGCAGCAAGCATATCTAGGCTATCAAATGCCCTGCCGTAGAGCATCGCGCTTTGCGAGTAGCCCTCGTTATTGCTCGTATAGCCCGCTTTGAGCTTCGCGCCGATATCCTGTCCGTCCTCAAGCAGATCAGAAGCGTCCACAGTCTTAAAAGCTACCGAGCCGCCCAAGGCGCCCGAGCCGTTCACGACCGAGCGCGCTCCTACATCGACCTCTACGGCTTTGATAAGATCCGGATCGATTAGTAAATCGGCGTTGTGGTGAAAGGTATTGCCGTTTTGCTTCGCGCCGTCAATCGTGATATTTAGACCGCGATCGCTCACGCCACGCATATAAATTTTTTGATTCATGCCGTTGGTGCCGCCCACATACACGCCCGGAATGTCGCGAAATACGTCTTTTACGAGCGTGGCGTTGCGAGTGTTGATTTTGACATCATCCACGGTGCTAGGCGTGCTAGAATCACTAGTAACTTCGATTACGCCTAGGCTTTGCGTATTTGAATCCTTGCTTTTGGATGCGTCCGTAGCGCTTGATTTCTCGTCTGCTTGTGCGCTTAAGCAAAAAACCGCGCACAAAGACAAAGCCAGATGAAATTTTTTCATATGAAACTCCTAAATGATAATGAGAGTAAAAAATGTGAAATAGTATAAAATTAATCCTTTATTTTATATTAATTATCAAGAGATTTTAAAATCATTAGAATTTTATCTCCGAATGCTTTATTATCATTAAATAAAGTTAAATGATAAAATATAATTTAAATATCGATCATCAAAATTTTAGTAAAAATTAAATCTACTTTTGATAAAATCGCTCATTTTTTGGCAAGGCGATTTGCTGAATTTATAAAAATTTTTAAAATTTTTAAGGAGAGCTTATGGGCATTATGGAATTTTTGGCGCATTACGTGGATTACATTATCTTTGCGATCCTCGGATTTATGAGCTTTTTAGTCGTGTGGTTTACTATCGAAAGGCTGCTTTTTTATTCGAAGGTTAAGGCGAGCGATTACAAAAGCAAGGCGCTATATGAAGAGGCTCTGACAAAAAATTTAACGACGCTTTATATTGTTTATTCAAATGCTCCGTACATCGGTCTTTTAGGTACTGTTATTGGCATTATGATCACATTTTTTGATATGAGTACTGCAAGCGGTATCGATACCAAGGCTATCATGCAGGGTCTTTCGCTTGCGCTTAAAGCTACGGCTACCGGTCTAGTAGTCGCCGTGCCTACGCTCATCATCTACAACGGTTTCGTCCGCAAGGTCGATGTGCTTCTAAACCGCTACGATGAGGTTAAATAAATGAGCATTCCTAGACGAGACGGGCTAAATATCGTCCCGTTCATCGACATTATGCTGGTGCTGTTAGCGATCGTGCTTAGTGTCTCAACTTTCATCGCGCAGGGTCATATCAAGGTAAATCTTCCATCTTCTTCAAGCTCGCAAAATCCGCAAGAGGATAAAAAAGTTACCATCAAAGTGGATAGCGAATCTAAAATTTATCTAGACGATGTCGCAATAAGCGAGGATGAGCTTGAGAAAAAAATTGCCGCGCTCGATAAAAACGATCTTGTCGTGCTAAAAAACGATAAAGACTCGAAATTTTCCTCTTTCATTTCGATCATGGATGTCCTAAAAAAGGCGGGCCATGAAAAATTTGCGATCGTGACCGAAAAAGAGCAATGAATAAAGATAGCGCAATAGGCTTCATCGTATCTTTGGTGCTGCATTGCATCATCGCTGTGGGTGTTTTTGCTCTTTTATCGTCGGCACCAAAGCCGCCTAGCATGCCCGATATGATAGCCTTTTCCATCGATAGCATAATGGATGATGCCAAGCAGGGCGATATCTCCGATGAGCCCAATATCCCGCCTCCTTCTGATCAGTCCGAACCGGAGCCTATACCAGAGCCCGAGCCCGAAC
This window harbors:
- the creD gene encoding cell envelope integrity protein CreD, which produces MLNSTKNAIRGAFWTKPFIVLVLLLLLLIPLSFIDNLTYSRSETKQLAQDSILTPVGGELQIQGLAIVVPYAEIIEAIDKSNNELVKRRVEKNFIIVPKNYSLAAEIDPTYLKRGIFRVPIYNGDFALKADFEAINYTELGVDPARLNFDEAVLVLGVGNQKSFTASPALSLNGKELKQYHGNTEAKIFDRSLIYKLPASALSSDFSISGTLKIQGGEALHLAPIAQNSRFEISSTWASPSFGGGFIAKSREVSASGFKASWEVTGLAAGIAPAWLADQDDRVAMTNWRSNDDRNDAVSIGFIEPVNNYSLIKRCTDYALLFLAVPFLAIFLCEVYTHERIHPIQYLLIGLEDVVFYLLVLSLSEHMGFALSYAASAIAVSAIVFFYASAIFKGARWGIFITCVQLVSYAILYVILNSEDYALLMGSLMIFAVISLVMYFTRKLDWYDTAIPSGEKKQEQEPEI
- a CDS encoding TonB-dependent receptor; amino-acid sequence: MKKFHLALSLCAVFCLSAQADEKSSATDASKSKDSNTQSLGVIEVTSDSSTPSTVDDVKINTRNATLVKDVFRDIPGVYVGGTNGMNQKIYMRGVSDRGLNITIDGAKQNGNTFHHNADLLIDPDLIKAVEVDVGARSVVNGSGALGGSVAFKTVDASDLLEDGQDIGAKLKAGYTSNNEGYSQSAMLYGRAFDSLDMLAAFKHYGYGFGESGNGKPTGGDGNDINYLFKVGYSFLDFHKISLSTEHMQYKGLYPLRPEFGSWLNGQLDNRKYERDTHTIKYTYNPSDLLELDITGYYTKHQRIGSTSTNVKWGVETKGGKIGAKSKFETSDLAHTLRYGFDYYRSENYVKPGNLRPERVDNYSVYLEDAMRYGGLTVTPGVRYERHELKTYNGRGANISSYKYKFDEVSPALALDYEIGAGFGAFASYARVFRGPDVIESMMAAGTSRGRPLSWMANENLKATTGNAYEIGGRYKSDLAENSSVSLTAKYFRTEYKNLIVDNNAAGGIVGCPGGAQGTLCRANAGGADIDGVELYARLILDDLSLAAGYTHQHVEYKDRVRSGSGYLSSNIIGYRDYGDKYTFNAEYAISAADLLLGYNLLFFDSKNVASAASDEKTKVPSYAVHDLYVTYAPDSGRFKGLEINAGVYNLFDKAYASHSQRSADFTGDSNAIDWEPGRNFKLSVAYKF
- the exbB gene encoding TonB-system energizer ExbB yields the protein MEFLAHYVDYIIFAILGFMSFLVVWFTIERLLFYSKVKASDYKSKALYEEALTKNLTTLYIVYSNAPYIGLLGTVIGIMITFFDMSTASGIDTKAIMQGLSLALKATATGLVVAVPTLIIYNGFVRKVDVLLNRYDEVK
- the exbD gene encoding TonB system transport protein ExbD; protein product: MSIPRRDGLNIVPFIDIMLVLLAIVLSVSTFIAQGHIKVNLPSSSSSQNPQEDKKVTIKVDSESKIYLDDVAISEDELEKKIAALDKNDLVVLKNDKDSKFSSFISIMDVLKKAGHEKFAIVTEKEQ